A genomic segment from Panulirus ornatus isolate Po-2019 chromosome 7, ASM3632096v1, whole genome shotgun sequence encodes:
- the LOC139749351 gene encoding glutamate receptor 2-like, whose amino-acid sequence MITFSEALERFSDGIVEGMRGVLVAMASRTQSAAPPSAVQHDVHQPRSTHTWVVAVGSVEAPGDGRWYLRQAATYTTHGGLNVSRELWPRPSSNLGLRTVRIACIKKPMVFEFQDRGGGRKGLDEAGGYIVEVMRVVQQHLNFTAVLVATQGFGLLMDNGSWNGMVGVLQRREADMAALDFTPSWRRAQVVDFSRAIGEDAVVIISRAPAPVVKPFLLMQIFTPLVWACLVGVALSMGVVLGLVWWTETHLFDHLAARGQVKGHIIQQMVNVLRIHVNQGSVVWPRGGAGRMGATGAILVALVVASVYSGSITAFLAIPFRSAPLDSVEDLVRSEVRPALRSRTLVLQTLTGVGGALAGVRQRVGVFTGDHTSSSWFFSQVADGTYALVDVYSSAVGRANRFERRRDNCKFYLGRTPVKVDLDVMAFVKNSPILQQVDHVILRLRHHGIIQHIKHTFYSVACQAQVTSRGTRPLNLLKVQGALYLLVTGLLVSTLCYLAERLCCHRFNSSSSTTVSTPPPHTPQL is encoded by the exons ATGATCACCTTCTCAGAGGCCCTGGAGAGGTTCTCTGACGGTATAGTGGAGGGCATGAGGGGCGTCCTGGTCGCCATGGCTTCCAGGACACAGTCAGCTGCACCTCCCTCTGCCGTGCAGCACGATGTCCACCAGCCGAGGTCAACACACAC gtgggtggtggcggtgggcagTGTGGAGGCCCCTGGGGACGGCAGGTGGTACCTGAGGCAGGctgccacctacaccacccacggTGGACTGAACGTCTCCAGAGAACTGTGGCCAAGACCATCTTCCAACTTGGGTCTGCGGACGGTCAGGATCGCCTGCATCAAG AAGCCGATGGTGTTCGAGTTCCAGGATCGTGGTGGAGGCAGGAAGGGTCTGGATGAGGCGGGTGGATACATCGTGGAGGTGATGCGAGTCGTCCAGCAACACCTCAACTTCACGGCCGTCCTGGTGGCCACCCAGGGCTTCGGCCTCCTCATGGACAATGGATCCTGGAACGGCATGGTCGGTGTCCTGCAGCGGagg GAGGCGGACATGGCAGCGCTAGACTTCACCCCGAGCTGGAGGAGGGCGCAGGTGGTCGACTTCAGCCGAGCCATCGGTGAGGACGCAGTCGTCATCATCTCCAGGGCGCCGGCGCCGGTGGTCAAGCCCTTCCTCTTGATGCAGATCTTCACGCCCCTG GTGTGGGCGTGCCTGGTGGGCGTGGCGTTGTCGATGGGCgtggtgctggggctggtgtggtggacagaGACTCACCTCTTTGACCACCTGGCGGCACgcggccaggtcaaaggtcatatcatACAGCAGATGGTCAACGTCTTGAGGATCCATGTCAATCAAG GCAGCGTCGTGTGgccacggggcggggcgggccgcATGGGGGCCACCGGGGCCATCCTGGTGGCCCTGGTCGTGGCCTCAGTCTACAGCGGCTCCATCACTGCCTTCCTCGCCATCCCCTTCAG GTCAGCGCCGCTGGACTCTGTGGAGGACCTGGTGCGGAGCGAGGTGCGGCCGGCCCTCAGGAGCCGCACCCTCGTCCTCCAGACGCTG ACGGGCGTGGGCGGGGCGCTGGCCGGGGTCAGGCAGCGTGTGGGCGTGTTCACGGGcgaccacacctcctccagctGGTTCTTCTCCCAAGTGGCCGACGGAACCTACGCCCTCGTGG ATGTGTACAGCTCAGCGGTGGGCCGGGCCAACAGGTTCGAGCGTCGACGAGATAACTGCAAGTTCTACCTCGGGAGGACGCCCGTCAAGGTCGACCTCGACGTGATGGCCTTCGTCAAGAACAGCCCCATCCTCCAGCAGGTCGACCACGT GATCCTGCGGTTGCGACACCACggcatcatccaacacatcaaacacACGTTCTACTCCGTGGCCTGCCAGGCACAAGTGACGTCACGCGGAACACGACCACTGAACTTGCTGaag GTACAGGGAGCCTTGTACCTGCTGGTGACCGGCCTGCTGGTGTCCACGCTGTGCTACCTGGCAGAGCGACTGTGCTGTCACAggttcaacagcagcagcagcaccacagtttcaacaccaccgccacacacaccacagctctga